The Deltaproteobacteria bacterium genome has a segment encoding these proteins:
- the atpD gene encoding F0F1 ATP synthase subunit beta, with product MNEGKITQVLGAVVDVEFEVGKVPSLMNALKIEAGEINITLEVQQHLGESTVRCIAMDGTDGLIRGMVVKDTGHPISVPVGKGALGRIMNVIGEPVDNRGKIKCEERWPIHRPSPPFDTLDPTLQIFETGIKVIDLLAPYSKGGKTGLFGGAGVGKTVLIMELIHAVATTHGGYSCFAGVGERTREGNDLYLEMKESGVLDKTALIYGQMNEPPGARLRVALSALTVAEYFRDQEGQDVLLFIDNMFRFTQAGSEVSALMGRMPSAVGYQPTLATEMGDLQERIATTKKGSITSIQAVYVPADDLTDPAPATTFAHLDATTVLSRQIAELGIYPAVDPLDSTSRILDPRIVGEEHYQVAREVQLVLQKYKDLQDIIAILGMDELSEEDKLVVSRARKMQRFLSQPFFVAETFTGMPGKFVKLEDTVRGFKEIVEGKHDDLPEQAFYMVGSIEEAAEKSEQIAAGTA from the coding sequence ATGAACGAAGGAAAGATCACACAGGTACTGGGCGCCGTGGTGGACGTCGAGTTTGAGGTGGGGAAGGTCCCCTCCCTCATGAATGCCCTGAAGATTGAAGCGGGGGAAATCAATATCACCCTGGAGGTGCAGCAGCACTTGGGCGAGAGTACCGTCCGTTGTATTGCCATGGACGGGACCGATGGCCTGATCCGGGGAATGGTGGTCAAGGATACGGGACATCCGATCTCCGTTCCAGTCGGCAAGGGCGCCCTGGGGCGGATTATGAACGTGATCGGGGAACCGGTTGACAATCGGGGCAAGATCAAATGCGAGGAGCGGTGGCCGATCCATCGTCCTTCTCCCCCCTTTGACACTCTTGATCCGACGCTCCAGATCTTTGAGACGGGGATCAAGGTGATCGACCTGCTGGCGCCTTATTCGAAGGGAGGCAAGACGGGCCTTTTCGGTGGTGCCGGTGTGGGGAAGACCGTCTTGATTATGGAGCTGATTCATGCCGTGGCGACGACCCACGGCGGGTACTCCTGCTTCGCCGGTGTGGGGGAGCGGACCCGAGAAGGAAACGACCTTTACCTTGAAATGAAAGAGTCCGGCGTTCTCGACAAGACGGCCCTTATCTACGGGCAGATGAACGAGCCTCCGGGTGCCCGTCTCCGTGTTGCACTGTCCGCCCTGACCGTCGCGGAATACTTCCGTGACCAGGAAGGCCAGGATGTGCTTCTCTTCATTGACAATATGTTCCGTTTTACCCAGGCGGGTTCCGAAGTGTCCGCCCTGATGGGTCGGATGCCCTCCGCCGTGGGGTACCAGCCGACCCTGGCAACGGAGATGGGGGATCTTCAGGAGCGGATTGCGACGACCAAGAAAGGCTCGATCACCTCGATCCAGGCTGTTTACGTTCCTGCCGACGACCTGACCGATCCGGCGCCGGCCACGACCTTCGCCCACCTTGATGCCACAACCGTTCTTTCCCGGCAGATTGCCGAACTCGGTATCTATCCGGCTGTGGATCCCCTCGATTCGACCTCCCGGATTCTTGATCCGAGGATCGTCGGAGAAGAACACTATCAGGTGGCACGTGAGGTGCAGCTTGTGCTGCAGAAATACAAGGACCTGCAGGACATCATCGCTATCCTGGGAATGGACGAACTTTCCGAAGAGGACAAACTGGTCGTCAGCCGGGCCCGGAAGATGCAGCGTTTCCTTTCTCAGCCGTTCTTTGTGGCCGAGACTTTTACCGGCATGCCCGGGAAGTTCGTCAAGCTGGAAGACACGGTGCGGGGCTTCAAGGAGATCGTCGAAGGAAAACATGACGATCTGCCGGAACAGGCCTTCTATATGGTCGGTTCCATAGAGGAAGCAGCCGAAAAGTCGGAGCAGATTGCCGCCGGTACGGCATAA
- the atpG gene encoding ATP synthase F1 subunit gamma — protein MASLRDIRQRIASVKNTQQITKAMKMVAAAKMKKAQDAVLAARPYAQKMHLVLSSLAARTGRAAHPLLHVREEYRVGLLVLTSDRGLCGGFNSNLSRRALHFLQEQQQKRNPVTLSVIGKKGQSFFKNREIPMEKVYTELSGKMDYGKASEIAHDLVEPFAREELDVIYLVYNEFKSAISQKVIVEQLLPIQPLELTEETNAVDYLFEPSEEEVLARILPQYVETQIFRALLESEASEQGARMTAMDSATNNATDLIHQLTLSMNKARQAQITKEISEIVGGAEALK, from the coding sequence ATGGCAAGTTTACGTGACATTCGGCAGCGGATTGCCTCCGTTAAGAATACCCAGCAGATCACCAAGGCGATGAAGATGGTGGCCGCTGCGAAGATGAAAAAGGCACAGGATGCGGTCCTGGCGGCGCGGCCCTATGCGCAGAAGATGCATCTCGTCCTTTCGAGCTTGGCGGCACGAACCGGTAGAGCGGCGCATCCTCTCCTTCATGTGCGGGAGGAGTATCGCGTAGGTCTCCTGGTCCTGACCTCCGATCGGGGGCTCTGCGGCGGCTTCAATTCAAATCTCTCCCGCCGGGCACTTCATTTTCTGCAGGAACAGCAGCAGAAACGGAATCCGGTGACCCTCTCCGTGATCGGCAAGAAGGGGCAGAGCTTCTTCAAGAACCGTGAAATCCCGATGGAAAAGGTCTATACGGAACTTTCCGGGAAGATGGATTACGGCAAGGCTTCAGAGATCGCTCACGATCTTGTTGAACCCTTTGCCCGGGAGGAACTGGATGTCATCTATCTGGTCTATAACGAATTCAAGTCGGCCATCTCACAGAAAGTGATCGTGGAACAACTCCTTCCGATCCAACCGCTGGAGCTGACGGAAGAAACGAATGCCGTGGATTATCTTTTTGAGCCGTCGGAGGAAGAGGTCCTGGCCCGCATCCTGCCGCAGTATGTGGAGACCCAGATTTTCCGGGCGCTGCTGGAGTCCGAGGCGAGTGAACAGGGTGCCCGGATGACGGCCATGGATTCGGCGACGAATAATGCCACCGACCTGATTCATCAGTTGACGCTCTCCATGAATAAGGCGCGGCAGGCCCAGATTACCAAGGAAATTTCGGAAATCGTGGGGGGGGCGGAAGCTCTCAAATAG
- the atpF gene encoding F0F1 ATP synthase subunit B, whose amino-acid sequence MICRWMKMPKMRVAAKILIAGLMMVGTASVLWAAGEGGAEKVVPILSMEMFWRVVNFAVLAILLYKFLAQPMRDFFAGRREAILKSLEEAKKSKEEAEAKYRELSDRLANRDEEFADIRKKAIENAEKLKERLIAEAHEKAKRMEEKAKESIEQEMKKARETLKREAVELALKLSEEKLVQELTPGDHRRFMDEYIAGLK is encoded by the coding sequence ATGATTTGCCGTTGGATGAAGATGCCGAAGATGCGTGTTGCAGCAAAAATCCTGATCGCAGGTCTGATGATGGTCGGGACCGCGTCCGTTCTATGGGCTGCCGGCGAAGGGGGGGCGGAAAAGGTAGTTCCTATTCTCTCTATGGAAATGTTCTGGCGGGTGGTCAATTTTGCCGTCCTCGCAATTCTGCTTTACAAGTTTCTTGCCCAGCCGATGCGGGACTTCTTTGCCGGTCGGCGGGAGGCGATCCTGAAAAGCCTGGAAGAGGCGAAGAAGAGCAAGGAAGAGGCTGAAGCGAAGTATCGGGAGCTTTCCGATCGCCTTGCCAACCGGGACGAAGAGTTTGCCGATATCCGGAAGAAGGCGATAGAGAATGCGGAAAAGCTGAAGGAGCGTTTGATCGCCGAGGCCCATGAGAAGGCAAAACGGATGGAGGAGAAAGCGAAGGAGTCGATTGAACAGGAGATGAAGAAGGCCCGCGAGACCTTAAAACGGGAAGCCGTCGAACTGGCCCTGAAGCTCTCCGAAGAGAAACTGGTTCAGGAACTGACCCCCGGGGACCATCGGCGGTTCATGGATGAATATATCGCCGGGCTGAAATAG
- the atpF gene encoding F0F1 ATP synthase subunit B, translating to MIELNLHVIVPAVILILILMAILNSLLYRPILKVLDDRKGIIEGAAGDAAGAVRNMEKLNEEYARALQEAKRDAKVAFNEAYDAALAGEKEILSAAQKEVGKIIDRGMGELEKSVDAAKIELEKSVKTLSLEISSKILGRTLS from the coding sequence GTGATTGAACTGAATCTTCATGTGATTGTTCCTGCCGTTATCCTGATCCTGATCCTGATGGCGATCCTGAATTCTCTTCTTTATCGACCCATACTGAAGGTCCTGGACGACCGGAAGGGTATCATTGAGGGTGCGGCCGGTGATGCAGCCGGTGCCGTACGAAATATGGAAAAGCTGAACGAAGAATATGCCCGTGCCCTTCAGGAGGCGAAGCGGGATGCCAAGGTTGCCTTCAACGAGGCATATGACGCCGCTCTTGCCGGGGAGAAGGAAATCCTTTCCGCCGCGCAGAAGGAGGTGGGAAAGATCATTGATCGGGGGATGGGGGAACTGGAGAAGAGCGTTGATGCTGCAAAAATTGAATTGGAAAAATCCGTGAAGACTCTCTCTCTGGAAATTTCTTCGAAGATATTGGGAAGGACCCTCTCATGA
- a CDS encoding F0F1 ATP synthase subunit alpha has protein sequence MEIKAAEISELIKKQISEFESGVDVAEVGTVISVGDGIARIFGLENCMSGEYLEFPGGIMGIALNLEQDNVGAVILGGDTQIKEGDIVKRTGRIVEAPVGEAMVGRVVNALGEPIDGKGPIEAKETRKMEIKAPGIIDRQPVSEPLQTGIKAIDSMIPIGRGQRELIIGDRQTGKTAIAVDTIINQKNTDVFCIYVAIGQKRSTVAQVVERLEEHGAMEYTIVVAATASDPAPLQYIAPYMGCTIGEYYRDSGRHAVIFYDDLSKQAVAYRQVSLLLRRPPGREAYPGDVFYLHSRLLERAAKMSDEKGGGSLTALPIIETQANDVSAYIPTNVISITDGQIFLESNLFYSGIRPAVNVGLSVSRVGGAAQVKAMKQVAGRIRLDLAQYRELAAFAQFGSDLDKATQQQLNRGEKTVEILKQGQYVPMPVDLQIVSIIAATRGYLDDIPTDRILKFEQELHKSLEESHGDLRKDIREKGKIDDDLEAKIKKIIEDVKAGFSA, from the coding sequence ATGGAAATCAAGGCCGCTGAGATCAGTGAACTGATCAAGAAGCAGATCTCCGAGTTTGAGTCCGGCGTCGATGTCGCCGAGGTCGGGACCGTAATCAGCGTGGGGGACGGGATCGCCCGTATCTTCGGTCTCGAAAACTGCATGTCCGGTGAGTACCTGGAGTTTCCCGGGGGGATCATGGGCATCGCTCTCAATCTCGAGCAGGACAATGTGGGTGCCGTGATCTTAGGCGGAGACACGCAGATCAAGGAAGGGGATATCGTCAAACGGACCGGCCGGATCGTGGAGGCCCCCGTCGGGGAGGCCATGGTCGGACGGGTGGTCAACGCCCTGGGGGAACCGATTGACGGTAAGGGGCCGATCGAGGCCAAAGAGACCCGGAAGATGGAGATCAAGGCGCCGGGCATTATCGACCGTCAGCCTGTGAGTGAGCCGCTTCAGACGGGGATCAAGGCCATCGATTCGATGATTCCGATCGGGCGGGGACAGCGGGAACTGATCATCGGCGACCGCCAGACGGGCAAGACGGCCATTGCCGTCGACACGATCATCAACCAGAAGAATACCGATGTCTTCTGCATCTATGTCGCCATCGGCCAGAAACGCTCCACCGTGGCCCAGGTGGTGGAACGTCTTGAAGAGCATGGTGCCATGGAATACACCATCGTTGTGGCCGCGACGGCCAGTGACCCGGCGCCGCTGCAGTATATTGCCCCCTACATGGGTTGTACCATCGGGGAATATTATCGTGATTCCGGTCGCCACGCCGTCATCTTCTACGATGATCTTTCCAAACAGGCCGTTGCCTACCGGCAGGTTTCGCTTCTGCTCCGTCGTCCGCCGGGACGTGAGGCCTATCCCGGGGATGTCTTTTATCTCCATTCCCGTCTTTTAGAGCGGGCCGCAAAGATGAGCGACGAAAAGGGAGGCGGTTCCCTGACGGCGCTGCCCATCATCGAAACCCAGGCCAATGATGTTTCGGCCTATATCCCGACGAACGTAATTTCCATTACGGATGGTCAGATCTTTCTTGAATCCAACCTTTTCTATTCCGGAATCCGGCCCGCCGTAAACGTGGGGCTCTCCGTCTCCCGGGTCGGCGGTGCCGCGCAGGTGAAGGCGATGAAGCAGGTTGCCGGCCGGATCCGTCTCGATCTGGCCCAGTACCGGGAACTGGCGGCCTTCGCCCAGTTCGGGAGCGATCTCGATAAGGCGACACAGCAGCAGTTGAACCGCGGGGAAAAGACCGTGGAAATTCTGAAACAGGGGCAATATGTTCCGATGCCGGTCGATCTGCAGATTGTCAGTATTATTGCAGCGACCCGGGGATATCTTGATGACATTCCGACGGACCGGATTCTGAAATTTGAACAGGAACTCCACAAGTCGCTGGAAGAGAGTCACGGAGATCTCAGAAAAGATATCCGGGAAAAAGGGAAAATCGATGATGATTTGGAGGCCAAGATCAAAAAAATCATCGAAGATGTAAAGGCCGGTTTCTCGGCATAG
- a CDS encoding menaquinol oxidoreductase produces MYDSGKVLLGIIIFLVMVTFPLYYNIGRADIKPEPDLNTLAIRKMAVKQCIEKTPYMRSNHMKLLKGWMDGFLKDGTMEYKAGNGKTYETSFDTCMECHASRKKFCDTCHSYAGVQPYCWKCHSLDDEG; encoded by the coding sequence ATGTACGATTCGGGTAAGGTTCTCTTGGGAATTATTATCTTTCTGGTCATGGTAACTTTTCCGCTTTACTACAACATCGGAAGAGCCGATATCAAACCGGAGCCCGACCTGAACACCCTCGCCATACGGAAAATGGCGGTCAAACAGTGCATCGAAAAAACCCCGTACATGCGATCCAACCATATGAAGCTTCTGAAAGGTTGGATGGATGGCTTTCTCAAGGACGGAACCATGGAGTACAAGGCCGGTAACGGCAAAACATACGAAACCTCTTTCGACACCTGCATGGAATGTCATGCAAGCCGGAAAAAGTTCTGTGACACCTGCCACAGCTATGCCGGGGTACAGCCATACTGCTGGAAATGCCATTCCCTGGATGACGAGGGGTGA
- the atpH gene encoding ATP synthase F1 subunit delta: MSSVVSRRYAKALIDLATQEGIADQVEKEFGTIVKTVVENRKLKNFFFNPVFNNEDKGKLLDMVVDEIRVSGLLKRFLRLLIGKDRFPIIREIYREYVRFADEIHNRAKAEVTTALPLKEEDKKNLQAKLEALSGKRIYLKVKEDPALIGGAVTRIGSVVYDGSIKSSMIKLKEQLVKG, from the coding sequence GTGAGCAGCGTCGTTTCCAGAAGGTATGCCAAGGCACTGATCGATCTTGCCACGCAGGAAGGGATAGCCGATCAGGTGGAAAAAGAATTCGGTACAATCGTCAAGACGGTTGTCGAAAATCGAAAGTTGAAGAACTTCTTTTTCAATCCGGTCTTTAATAATGAAGACAAAGGAAAGCTTCTTGACATGGTGGTTGACGAGATCCGGGTCAGCGGTCTTCTCAAGCGGTTTTTGCGCCTTCTGATCGGGAAAGACCGATTTCCCATAATCAGGGAGATCTACCGGGAATATGTCCGTTTTGCCGATGAGATTCACAACCGGGCCAAGGCGGAAGTTACGACGGCCTTGCCCTTGAAGGAAGAGGATAAGAAAAACCTGCAGGCGAAACTGGAGGCCCTTTCCGGGAAACGTATCTATCTGAAAGTGAAAGAAGACCCGGCATTGATCGGCGGGGCCGTGACCCGGATCGGAAGCGTAGTCTATGACGGAAGTATCAAGTCTTCGATGATCAAGTTAAAGGAACAACTTGTAAAGGGGTAG
- the purE gene encoding 5-(carboxyamino)imidazole ribonucleotide mutase has product MTQPLVAIVMGSDSDLPVVKETISILKAFEVPCEVRVISAHRTPDLATDFAGKAAGRGIQVIIAAAGGAAHLAGVLAAGTLLPVIGVPIPSSSLQGLDALLSTVQMPGGVPVATMGIGNGGAKNAGLLAIRILALENGDLREALKEYRATQHKKVEEADQRVRDLG; this is encoded by the coding sequence ATGACCCAGCCACTGGTCGCCATTGTCATGGGGAGTGATTCGGACCTCCCGGTTGTGAAAGAAACCATCTCCATCCTGAAGGCCTTTGAGGTTCCCTGCGAGGTGCGGGTCATTTCCGCCCACCGCACACCGGATCTTGCCACCGATTTTGCCGGGAAGGCCGCCGGTCGGGGAATTCAGGTCATTATCGCAGCAGCCGGCGGTGCGGCCCATCTTGCCGGAGTCCTGGCGGCAGGCACTCTGCTTCCCGTGATCGGCGTCCCTATCCCCTCCTCTTCCCTGCAAGGGCTGGATGCCCTGCTTTCCACGGTCCAGATGCCGGGCGGAGTCCCGGTGGCTACCATGGGAATCGGGAACGGCGGGGCAAAGAACGCCGGTCTGCTGGCCATTCGTATTCTTGCCCTGGAAAACGGAGATCTACGCGAAGCATTGAAGGAATACCGGGCGACACAGCATAAAAAGGTGGAAGAAGCCGACCAACGTGTAAGGGACCTGGGATGA
- a CDS encoding F0F1 ATP synthase subunit epsilon, whose protein sequence is MAGKLLFEIVTPERLAFSEEVDEVTLPGSVGEFGVLPGHVPFLSTLQIGIISTRREGSEIYYAVSGGFIEVHEDHVIVLAETAERSDEIDVARAHASQERAEKSLREMREEDESRFQRAELRLKRALTREKVSRMTANR, encoded by the coding sequence ATGGCAGGCAAACTTCTCTTTGAAATCGTGACTCCGGAACGGCTTGCCTTCTCGGAGGAAGTGGATGAAGTGACCCTTCCCGGTTCCGTGGGAGAGTTCGGGGTCCTTCCCGGTCATGTCCCCTTTCTCAGTACCCTGCAGATCGGGATCATTTCGACCCGGCGGGAGGGAAGCGAGATCTATTACGCTGTGAGCGGAGGGTTCATCGAAGTCCATGAGGACCATGTTATTGTCTTAGCCGAGACGGCGGAGCGTTCCGACGAGATTGATGTCGCTCGAGCCCATGCCTCGCAAGAGCGGGCGGAAAAGAGCCTCCGGGAAATGCGGGAGGAAGACGAAAGCCGTTTTCAAAGAGCCGAGCTTCGGTTGAAACGGGCGCTGACCCGGGAGAAGGTCTCCCGCATGACTGCAAACCGGTAA
- the purD gene encoding phosphoribosylamine--glycine ligase: protein MKILVTGSGGREHALVWKIAQSPKVEKIYCAPGNGGIEALAECVPIGAEEIDQLLAFARKKEIDLTVTGPEAPLTHGIVNRFEEAGLPIFGPRKEAAILEGSKKFTKDFLKRHHIPTAAYACFQDAQAAIDYIHQQGIPIVVKADGLAAGKGVFVAQNEEEAIAAVRTVMEDKKFGDAGETLVVEECLVGEEASFMVFSDGKTVVPMVSSQDHKQIFDGDTGPNTGGMGAYSPAPVIQGRTSEIMENIMIPTIRGMEEEGRPFRGVLYAGLMMTDTGPQVLEFNVRFGDPEAQPILFRLKTDLIEIMEAIGKKRLHECRIEWSNDSTACVVLASDGYPGTYEKGKVITGLSDLPDSSDLFVFHAGTERAGERILTAGGRVLSVTASGQDLPAALGRAYDTVHRIDFPGKYFRTDIGRKGLDRQTD from the coding sequence ATGAAAATTCTGGTGACCGGTTCAGGCGGCAGGGAACATGCTCTGGTCTGGAAAATCGCTCAGAGCCCGAAGGTTGAGAAGATCTACTGTGCGCCGGGGAACGGCGGGATCGAGGCTCTGGCGGAATGCGTTCCGATCGGGGCGGAAGAGATTGATCAACTCCTCGCTTTCGCCCGGAAAAAGGAAATCGATCTGACCGTAACCGGCCCGGAAGCACCGCTCACTCACGGGATCGTCAATCGCTTTGAGGAGGCCGGGCTTCCCATCTTCGGCCCCCGGAAAGAGGCGGCGATCCTGGAAGGAAGCAAAAAGTTCACGAAGGACTTCCTGAAACGTCATCACATCCCGACGGCGGCCTACGCATGTTTTCAGGATGCACAAGCCGCCATCGACTACATTCATCAACAGGGCATCCCGATCGTGGTCAAGGCAGACGGCCTGGCCGCAGGCAAGGGGGTCTTCGTCGCGCAGAACGAAGAGGAGGCAATCGCCGCCGTCCGGACGGTGATGGAAGACAAAAAATTCGGCGATGCCGGAGAAACCCTCGTGGTGGAGGAGTGTCTCGTCGGGGAGGAGGCCTCTTTCATGGTCTTCTCCGACGGGAAGACGGTCGTCCCCATGGTCTCTTCCCAGGACCACAAACAGATCTTTGACGGAGATACCGGACCGAACACGGGTGGTATGGGCGCCTATTCCCCGGCACCGGTGATCCAGGGCCGGACCTCGGAGATCATGGAAAACATCATGATCCCCACGATCCGGGGAATGGAAGAAGAAGGTCGTCCCTTCCGGGGTGTCCTTTACGCGGGCCTGATGATGACCGATACCGGCCCCCAGGTCCTGGAATTTAACGTTCGCTTCGGAGATCCCGAGGCACAACCGATCCTCTTTCGCCTGAAGACGGACCTGATCGAGATCATGGAAGCAATCGGGAAAAAACGGCTCCATGAATGCCGGATCGAGTGGAGCAACGATTCCACCGCATGTGTTGTCCTGGCCTCGGACGGCTATCCCGGCACCTACGAAAAGGGAAAGGTGATTACCGGCCTGTCCGATCTTCCGGACTCCTCCGACCTTTTTGTCTTCCATGCCGGGACCGAAAGAGCGGGAGAACGGATTCTGACCGCAGGCGGCCGGGTTCTCAGCGTAACAGCCTCGGGGCAGGACCTCCCTGCGGCGCTGGGCCGTGCCTACGACACCGTCCACCGAATTGATTTTCCAGGGAAATATTTCCGTACCGACATCGGCCGGAAAGGACTGGACCGGCAAACCGATTGA